ATTTGATTGACTTTTAAAAAGCATACACACACAGGGTTAGTTCTGCgacacttttattttaattgatgatgaaatttaatttaaacGGGAACATTTTAAGTCCAACAGCGGGGCATGTTGCCATTTCTTAACGACTTCAAATTGACGTGATAGTATAGAGCAATGAggcaaatcaatatttttttatcgtgtaaattaaataaacatcCCCGTATATTCAAGATTGTCCTCAAATAAATGCataggaaaaaaatgcccagtAGGAATCTATTCTGCTAGCAGCGGGAATCAAAATTATACATGCAAGCACATCGTTAACCATTtaatgaggctttttttcagTGAATTTGCTACATAGCAGGACCATTACACTCTATTCGCTCAACATATAAAAATTTGTACAAATTAGTGCAGCTTAGCCTGAGGCTCATGAAACATATTGCATTAATTAGTAAGAATCACAATTTATCctgaaatctaattttgttACTCTTTTAGAAAGACAtgcaaaaacaatttattttatgGAATATATCCAACgtcaaagaaaaacatgaataatttacttttctgtcattggcaaaaaaaatgttcaatgtgTGCTAATTGTTTATCCTGAGCTTTGTGATTAGAGCATAATTTCTCATGACTGACAAGAAAAATTTGAAATACCCCAAAATATATTCACAATAAAATCAAAAGTGTAACAAAAACCTGGGAGTCGGGTGGCAAACAAAGTTCAAGTAACTCAAATCACTCTGACTTTTCAAAACacaatttacaataaaatagtGCAACTGAATCAaatgtatatattaatataaatgTCAAAAAGTATACAACATTTTCATTGGGATGGTGAATAACAAAATTTAAGTCAAACGAAAGCAATTATtcgattttaaaatgttaagaatagcattattttcaaaaggagtagaaatgtttaatagtaaggatgaaatgaaaaaaaatcaaattccacATGTAACTAACAAAAAATGGGGAGAAAAGTTTTACAATCACCAATTCTAATATAAGGCTCGTAAAATCTTAAACCTACAAaaagtttttagttttttccgAAATGAACATGTAAAAGATTGTCATTACAGCATTGCCAGAAAGCGATGTTACTCCCGTTTTGTTCGATGATTATTAAACCATGCAATAtgtattacaaaaataaagcaaCCTTGGATTCAGGACAatcaaaatgacattaaaagctCCACGACTTCCCTGTTGTGGCTTGTCGGGGTTATCCTGTCGTGTCCTGCTTTAGCCTTTGGCTTCTGGCCTTGTAAACTTCAATCAGGAGATCTTTGACGTACTGGATTTCTCGCTCTACAGACTCTGCCTTGTCCCGCAGCTCACGGTTGCGCCCTTCCAAGCAATGCAGCTGCTCTTCCAAGGAATCTAACTCTGCCCGTTTCCTTTGGCGATACCTGCATAAAGTGAAACAACAGCAAAACGTTCACACCCAAAACAGTTTTGGATCAAGAAAAAGAGAGTTTACCTATGCGCTGCTGTTTTGTTCTGGTCTCTTTTCTTCTGTTTGCGCTCTCCTCCTTCTGCGGGGAGGTCGTCAAATTCGTATTTCACGGCACATTGGTCTTCCTTCATCCTGCACGATTCCAAGTTCAGACTGTCCCTTGCAGTCAAAAGACACTCTGGACCCGGATCCTGCAGGAAATTACAGTGCATGTCGGTCTGCCCCATCTGCAGATTCTCGGCTTTGACCGGTTCGGTGACGAAGCCCGGAAAGCTCTCGGACTGCGGTGTTCCCGAAACGTAGCAGTTTTCACTGCCTTGGCCTTTCCAAGAAACTGTGGCTTTTGTCACCTCCACGCCAGTTTTGATGCTGGTCAGCACCTCGTTGTCAGCAACGCCATCGCACACCTCTCTCATGCTATACATCAACAGATCTTCTTTCTTTAGCGAGTCGTCGAGCGCTGCCCCAAAATGGAAGCCGCCGGCGGCAGCGGTGACCTTGGCGTTGTGATCGAAGCGGCAGTTCTTCTCTTCTTTTGCCAGAATGGAACATTTTCGGAGCTCGACGGCACTGCCAAGGCAGTAGCCTTTTCCGACCAACTGCTCCTCTTCCACGCAGCAATAACTTAGCGCCGAGTTAACAGAGTTGCTTCCTTTGGAACTGGAACTGTTGTCGTAAGGTTCGCTTAATCGCAAACCGTCGGGGATTCTTTTCCTAACGTACGGGCTTGGACGACCACAGCTGTACGGGGTGTGTCTGGGAATTTTGGAGCGCCCTACGGGCCCGCCGCACACGCCTAGCAAGTCGAGTTCCCCGCTTGCTAGGGtgagaagaaatggattgggTTCCGGTGGGTTGGGCGTGGAGTACGAGGCATAAGGCAGCTGACTGAATGGCTGAGAGCCCATCAGCAGAGGACTCCGGTCGCATTTCCCCAGCCTGGGACTTTTCTCCGGCAGCGGCTCGGACAGGAAGTAGTCCTCCAGTTGGGCTAGTTCCTCTTGTAGCAGAGAGGTCATAACCTCTAGATCAGAGGGCACTTGGATATCATTGTGAAGGGGTGACGGGGGAAGGGAGGCATTGGTGGAGGAAAGAGGGGAGGGAGGGTTCGGGAAGTACGAGGAAAAGTCCACTTCTTCCGTCATCCAGTCAGTGAGAACATCACCTGTTGACAAATGATCCTATTTCAAATCATACGTAAAAACAGCAAAATTGTTGACATTCAAAGTAAGTTTTCCTGTTTGTCTTACTTACTGTCTGGCAAGGAAGGATGTGCTGCAATGCCGAGCCCACCTGAGATGtggcaaaatataaaaaagcccACTTAGTGCAACTCACCAATTAAGTGTTGACTCCCCTCTGACACCTCCCCCCTGcacccctgtgattggctggggtTAGCCTGtgggtgagagagagtgaggggGTGTGCCGGGCACGCGCCAGGCGTCTTCCAAACAGGAGCTGATGTCGCCATCAACATTCTGTTCATCGGCGCTTCGGTTCAGTCCAAGTCGGTGCATGTGCGGGGAGCAGACAGGATCTGACAGTTGGGCCACAGAGAGCAGGGCTGGGCAGGCATAGTGAAACCTAGAAGAGGGTGAAGGACAATATATTGCTGAGAAAACAGATGCGAAAAAAGGTGGCGTGGGCAAGTGGAGACGGCCAAGTCCAACTAAAATGAGAGCCCGAAAGTCTTCTGTCCTTTGGGCTTAGCTAACCAACACACACAATTGACACATGACAGCCAAAAGCCTCTTGGGAACCATCAGGCTGTCAAGGGCTACACTGTTGCCAAGGAACTCCCTGTGCGTGAGCCACACGCAAAGTGAGATGATCTTCAAACTGGATTAGTCGTTTCCAACTAATCACATGAACTGTGTCAATAACAATCACATGACCAAACAACAGGCAAATTGCAATTGCGACGGAAGGGAGAAATccatccaaactttttttttcagcataaTGTACTTCCATGGGGTTTTGGACAGTTCTTAAGGTGATCTCAAAATAGTAATGAACATATCTatagagacaaagagagagacaaagtgGCAAAGTTGGGGTTACTTACTCCATTCTTGCAGAGAAATAGCTTGGAGAGCTTAGGGGTGCGTTGCCAAAGCAAAGCACGGGTTCCTTGGTTATAAAGTCTTGAAAAACTCAGAAAGCCATCGTGTGTTTCAGCTCGGTGCAGACAAGGACGAAGTGCAACTGTTGCAGCGAGGCAGCCGAATAGTAAAAGTGAGCGAGCAGCAGCATGTTGCTGTGAAAGCATCAGGGTCACATTCACCTAGCAACCAACCACGTCACTACTACTCGGCTCCGtatccctcctcctcctccgcgtCCCATACACGCTCCCTCATCCAATTACGTGCCTCTCTTCGCCGAAATAACACCAGCAGTTTATGAATTATACATGAAGTCATTCAAATATATTCAGCCACATGAGGAAAATATGATGTCATCAACTCTGTTTATTCTACAAGTTTTTGGGAAATGTTTAGAAAAATACAACCACAGCCTCTTTGTGGATCCAATTCTtcattttgtcatgttttaattaatatttgaaaGCTTTTTTCGATGACGGATTATTATATACTGTTGAATGTTGTTATTGTGTGTTTCATCTCTTCCGGGGAAGAAACCTCGCGGGAACACAAACACAGACTCGATTCGAGACCAGATTTTACTGAAAAACGACCGGTGCTGCTTTTTTGAAGTAGCCATCGtggtttttaatttttacaacTCGTTGTTGACCCGTAAAAACAAGAAGTGGGATAGTTGTTGCCACTCTGTTGCATCAGTGGTCCATGCTTGGCGCCTATTGGCCGAGCTGGTCAGGCTATTGCACGGCAATTCGCTGGAGCGAACCCTGTGTGAATTGTGATTGGTCGTTGGTAGGCAAGGTGAAGATGCTGTTGTCTTTATCTTCCTGTGAGTGCAGCGAGTGCACATGGCTCACGTAAACAAACCAGAGGTGGGGCTTCTTAATCTGGTGAAAGCTTTCTCTTGCTGATGTTTACTAAAACTAACCAATCAGAAAAGAAGTTTATTTTGCCTgagcaaaatgaaaaaagtacagctttttaaaatgtatttttataatcAAGCTATGTTTTGTTATCACATTTTAATAACTTGTCTATTTAATCAACCATTTCAGCAAAGAATTTCAGTTTCAGATTAAATATTCCAATGTGCCAGGAAATCTTGAACCACGATTAATTATAGAAATAGTAGCCTAAACGAATTAGATATTCTCAACTACATGACCGATACTACTTTGTTATTCCCCATTCAGCAAATCCAGAGTTTTCCTCTGTTGCTATAGTAATAGTGGACACTGCCCCTACTTTAGACTTGTTTTCCGGTTGCTGTTGCCATGGGATTTGCATTCCTGTCCCGTTGTGGTGTTTGTCGTCGACCTCACCCTTTTTTCAGCTCCCCTCCTCCCAACCAAGcatttgcccattttatttgcTGAGTTGCATCTGCGTCCAATAATTGCCGAAAACAAATGGGCCTTTTCCTCGTCTTTGCAGCACTTGGCACATTGACTACGTTAGCGCATTTAGCTCGTATAGTTACTTTGGCATGTCAGTGGAGTATTGATTCCAGTAAGCAAAGTGAGTCTTACTGCAGTTGATTGCACAGGAATGAAGCATGCCTGTTGAATAGAAATGGAATTGTTTGACACTTTaaatagtgttttttatttgaGAAAATTTGATTAATGTCTTACCATTCACATTATATAGGGGGAAAGCAGGGTTGATTGTCCCGTGGGTTGGTTGTCACACTTGTCTTAACTCCACCACCAAAGGACAGTTTTGAACAATATCAGTATTTTAATGAGAATAATtgtgcacagaaaaaaatatctattttccTGTCATGTGATTTTAAGGTACTTTGTTTACaacaactcgatttcatgtgggccggacaatttaagatataatatttagatgaaaattagattaaaagaaatagatcagaagccctaaatattccgttttttatagatctaaaacaatgtttgtttgaactttttttcttagtatgggaaaataacttttaatcatttgtgttcaatttcaaatggaaaccaattttttttattatgttcattattaaaatggaaaacaaaagatttttatttatttatttttcagattttacaaactgctttttgaactaaaaacagaaaaataaaaaaatgattaaaaattgcaattttgtatctaaaaaggggaaaatcaggaaatataatacacatttatagtcttcatttgaatttgatcctaaaacagaaagtcggcactcatgatttaccttctcgggccacacaaaatgatgcggcagtccagatttggcccccgtgccgccactttgacacctgtggtttagggtgaatttcatattttttaggtctttgctattttttatgggcagttgatttttaattgtggaaGCATTACCTTAAAAAAGGATGAAGATAAACAGAAGTGGATGTGTTGTTACATCATCAACAGTCCCAAGGGTTCATTAGTTTTTAATTGTCACTGTACAAGGTGCAGTCAAAAATATCGAGATACTTTCAGTTGTGTAGATCAATAGAACATaagtctaaaaaataaaaaataattaaaggtattgaaacacaaaagagtgCAGTGTAGTGTGCAAGGAGTAGGTACACAAACTGCATATTTTGAAAGCGCAGACTTCCCATCATTGTGTTACTGTATTAGTGAATAGCTGTTGGTCACTGTATTGATGTTTGATGTTTGTGTTGAATATGGTCTAACTGTAAATGAGTCCTGGGgtgatgtgttaaacttgatgtctagtttttctaattgcggttttgtgctctgcattttcagaagaaaaaaataatattgaaaatgtctcttagtattactacttgattgcaaatgtttaatagttttaattgtaagctgggaaggttatatttattaaccttttttttaacttaatataatttggatttttactaagtaatttcacattcataatttttatttttattaagtaatttcccatttatacgcaagttcaaTCTTTTTTCTGTTGTGTTCTAGAGACGCAATAATGTAAAGCTGTTCTAATTTAATAGCATTACCAAATTGATTGTTCGTCCTTGTTTATTAAGACTATTAActcaaaacacactcaaatttctTTCAGAAGTTGTCATAATTTTAAAGTAGTAAACTAAAAAAGTAGTAAATCCCCTTTAAATTAATGAGAACAACCCtcattaataataaatcaatttaataaaagaaaaataataaaaggttGCAAAATCCAAGCCAAGATATTAAACCTCCTTGTCATATATGAATATTTACTTTAAGATCTGTATGTTACTTGGACGATACTCTTGAAAGAGTGAAAAATGTGACCACCAACCCTGCTCCCCACTATATGACAAATTGATTACCAACCGTCTTAAAGAAAATCATTAAGTgtacaaagcaaaaaaatctcaatgcTTTTTCATTTCCAACCCATTCAGGGCATTAACACACTTAAATTGTAAGTAGTCTGAGAGAATCAAGATTTTTAAAAGCCTGACGCAATCGAAATAAATACGTCGTTAATGGGGACTCGATTCAGATGGTAGTATGTCTGAGTCTCCTAGGAAATCGCGGACTGCTTTGCCCGCCTGCATTAATTGGTCCACTGAGGGCTTCATGTTTGCGCATCTTAAAATAAAACTGAGGTGCCGTTCATGACAGCACTTATGCATCCCCTatgcaaagatttttttttaaaagcacctTTTTTCGCAGTCCGATTGTTAACCTGTTAAACAATGCGTCACTGTGGATTAGGCCTGAAATGAGCCTCATCGCTTGTGTAAGATGGCAGAAGAGGGGATGCTGCATGGCAAGTGCACGTATGGCAAGTTAGTGAGGGTTACACCATCCTTTCATCATTAGCGTTCTCACAATGTATTGTCCTCAACTTTTGCCACACTTTGAACATACCATCAAAACACAGCATCGATGTCAGCGGTGGACTcagttttgcttttatttagcGCATCgagccaacattttaaaaaactaatagAACATTCTGTTTTTATGAGGGGTCATCTTTAATATAAAATTTGTATAGAAGAACAATTCAAACAGGAATGAAAGCAATTTTAAATCCTGTTTTCTATTTAATAACAGATGTGTGTAATTGTATTAAATACAATTTCATCCAGTGTTTTagtgaaaaatgactttttatttgTCCAAAAATGTTACAACTGTACTGTACGTGAACCGGCATAAcaaatttacttttatttaaggggaaaaaatgcataatcatTTGTATTCAAGCTTGGAGTTACTTTTACTTCCATAAAACTGCATGACAAATTTATTCTtcatttatttaagggaaaaaaactgcatgACCAATGTATTCctacgttaaaaaaaaatcacaaatgctTGTATTTCCTACTATCCACTGTTTAATCGAGCCCAAATAACATGCTGTGAAAAAATGAAGCAAGAATGCTTTTGTTGTGCGAACAGTTTTGCACACTTCTCAATTTTAAAACTTGCTGCACGCAACAGGGGAGCAAAAAGCTCCTATTGCCTCTGGAGGTTTCTTTTGTAACACTCATTGAAACCCCGGAGAATAAAAGTCTGTCACTTTTTAGTTTGACACAGACAATATTCAGTCATCATGTTCTGTGCACACGACACAACACGTAACAGTAGTACAATTCTGACACAAGTTGCCATTCTCTCCCACCCGTGTTTTATCAGTAGCAAAAATACAAGAAGTTTTTGGAAAGAACACTTTATCACTAAAGGATTTGAGTCAGTCATTTGTCAGTCAGTGAGTGATTATCAAATTTTGCTACTATACCCTCTCGCCCCACCCCTGACATTCGCTTAAGGGTTCAGTTAAGAACGCTGTTGTGTTTCCTTATCAACCTGTCCAGATTTCTTGTGTCATCAGCTGAGATACCACCGGTCCAGCAGACCACTATCGAGGAAACCATGACATAGAATGTCATCAGGACAACAGTGTTGGAAACACCCTGACATGATGTAAGTACTGGGCTTTAGAAATGTGATGTAATTTAAACCAAGATATCTTTGGATGGGGAACTCTGTTTAATCTCAAATTCACGGCCCACCGCTGCGTAACACGTATTAAATAATGATGTTAAGGTACTTAACGATGCATTTGAACAAGCAAGGAGAGTTAGAAATTCAAAGAAAAGAGACATTTTTCAGGGCCAAATACGCTTAGGTCAGTAGAAAGCAGGGACCTTTTTTGTCTCCACAATTTGACATGAGACGTTGAGCAATGTtaagaaaactatttttttttacctattaGATTTTTATGTTATAATAATTTATCACACATAATACACTTATAACATTGTCAGTGATTGTGCTCTATAAGGCACACCGCATAAATCAGGAGGCTAGTACATGTGAGCAAAAAGTGAATGATgtactccagcaccccacgcagcTCTTGTGAAgaaaagcggtacagaaaatgaatgaatgtaacatgttgttggggtaatcattattataaatgtgtttgcaatgaatataaagccttataatatacatgcttactatattaatcaatatatttgcttattaggaatagtaatgctcatcctaaatgtgtaactatattaaacaatatagttatatgtgttgatcgcctacgccaaggtcgagagatacgagttcgaaaggacataaaacaatccactgagttcttgctccgaggactgattactggaagatacgcgtcgacctcttccccagatgcgagttcaacagggaagatcggcgaaggacgcttaaattgaaTGTTGATTGTTTGATTTGGGAATGGTAAATTCTGAATCTGgtcttgtctcatctcattttctttaccgctttatcctcagtagggtcgtggggggtgctggagcctatcccagctgatggGACacccagctaatcgcagggcacaaggagacaaacagctattcacgctcacactcatacctgggggcaatttagaatgtcgaatcagcctaccatgctggtctttggaatgtgggagaaaactggagtacccggagaaaacccacaaaagctcggggagaacatgcaaactccacacaggtggaccgacctggatttgaaccaggacCCCCACCGTGaggtcgacacgctaaccactcaggcgcTGAGCCGCCCGTCTGgtcttgtatgttttttttaaaagtttgtttGAAAAGTGGTGAGTGGACCTTTTGGTAAACCTTTATCTACAAGTGCATTCATATGACTGTCACATTACGTCATGACAGTTATCatctacatcacaggtgtcaaagtggcgtcccgggggccaaatctggcccgccgcatcatattgtgtggcccgggaaagtaaatcatgagtgccgactttctgttttaggatcaaattaaaatgaagattatagatgtatattatatttcctgattttcccccttttaaatcaataattgcaatttattcatccatgtttttctttgtgtttttagttcaaaaatcattttgtaaaatctaaaaatatataaaaaatattttctattttccactttaatatggaatataatgattaaaagagattttcccttactaagaaaaaaagctcaaataaacattttttagatctataaaaaatagaatattcaGGACATTTGATCCGGTtcctttaatcaatttataaataaaaaaatctaaatattatatctaaaatggtccggcccacatgaaatcgagttgacattttGAACATTATTCAGTTCCTACAacgcctgaaaaaggaagacaCTTCTAAAGTTGTCACTGAGGGAAATTCAAAATAATGTCATCCAGCCCAGTTGTATTGTTCAAAGTATTGTTTTGTATGGCCTCATTAGGTCAACGCAGAACATTGTGTGTTACTTCCCCTCTGGTTATAATAGCTTTGTTGTTGCCGTGAAATTCCAAAACAGGGCTTTTGTATTGTGATTTAATGATTTGTGTATCCCATTTTAAATTAATGACATGTATTTATCCTCTCCTTCAAATGGAGGCAGAGGGTTATGGTATTAACTACGTCTGGTGAAACATGCTTTCATCtgttgtgtggttgtgtgtgtgagtgtgtgggcATGTCTGGGCAAGGAAGGGAATTTCTCTTTAATCACCCAAATGTGTCTAATCTCATGTAGTAATGTAGAGCTCTCTTTCACAATCAATTTGATCTAAATTTTCCCAGTGGTAAAACAGTGATATTCTCTTTTGGTTTTTTTATtctatgcaaaaaaaacacaaaaaaaactaatcagACCAGGTATACCAGTAGTAACAAAAGGTTAGATACAAGTACGTATAGTATTTCTCAGTTTTGATTTTAAATTGGGGTCACTAAATAATGAAATCCCTGTTTCTtacaaacattattttattttggaacaAATAAACTGTACTGGTAATAAAAATGTTCGGTTAATGACTGCGATAGAAGACGTCAAACTTGAATTTTTGTATGAAAATCGATTTTAAGACTATCCACAGCACTACCCaacattattacatttttttcctacaaTTTCTATTGCAGTTGCAATGTTcatcaaaatattaaaacaattaaaaaacaacaactctatGGAATTTAGTCTTGCTTCCTACTAGTACCAACTGCAACCAGACTCCCGAAAACATGATCAACATGATTCAAGTTGTTATATTAGACCGCATTGGATTACGTAGGCGTACCAAATGTGGCCGGTGTGTGTATCTCACCAGCCATAATCCTGGGTGTCAGTCCTACTTAGCAACTGGCTAATAAGCTCACACGTCCCTGTTAAAGATCTCTTTGTTATTCTCCCGGCTACAGTGTTAGGCTCAAAGATGTGTTAAATCTCTCCCAAGGTCAAACTGAAGCCAAGTGATGTGGAAATGCTCCACCGTGTTCAGAAAGTCAttttatatatgttttgacgaaagtttggcgacactctttttccttgtcgacgataatgtcaaatatttattcatcttattagacgtgcttcataactgagcaaagaataccccgagatttggtacaaacgtaaagctggcatgcaaaatgacttgaatggctggacatcgtaaggctttttctttaaaaaaaagtggtctatgtaaagtaaagcttttatttgtttaaaaaataaatactatgtatatatagtcaggcttttttctttaaaaatgaccatgtatattaagggtttttattaaaaaatgaccatgtatagtaagtcttttttatttaaaaaaaacgaccatgtacagtaaagcgtttttcttaaaagacgacatagtatagtaaggccttttttcttaaaaaatgacatagtattgtaaggcttttttcttaaaaaaaacgacatagtattgtaaggcttttttttcgtaaaaaacgacatagtatagtaaagcttttttcttaaaaaacaacatagtataggcttttttctttaaagacgacatagtatagtaaggcttattttctttaaaaacgacgcagtatagtaaggctttttttgtctttaaaaacgacatagtatagtaaggctttttatttacaaaaaagaccatgtatagtaaggctttttatttacaaaaaagaccatgtatagtaaggcttttttcttaaaaaatgaccatgtatagtaaggcttttttgtttaaaaaagaccatgtatagtaaggctttttttcttaaaaaacgacatagtatagtaaggctttttttcctaaaaaaaacgacatagtatagtatggctttttccccctaaaaaaaacgacatagtatagcatggctttttttcttgaaaaacgacatagtagaggaaggctttttccctaaaaaacgacatagtatagtatggcttttccccctaaaaaatgacatagtatagtatggcttttttcctttaaaaaacgacatagtatagtatggctttttttcttaaaaaacgacatagtatagtaaggctttttttcttaaaaaacgacatagtatagtatggcttttcccccctaaaaaacgacatagtatagcatggctttttttcttgaaaaacgacatagtagaggaaggctttttccctaaaaaacgacatagtatagtatggctttcccccataaaaaacgagtatagtatggcttttttccttt
The nucleotide sequence above comes from Stigmatopora argus isolate UIUO_Sarg chromosome 22, RoL_Sarg_1.0, whole genome shotgun sequence. Encoded proteins:
- the atf5a gene encoding uncharacterized protein atf5a isoform X1 — encoded protein: MNRMLMATSAPVWKTPGACPAHPLTLSHPQANPSQSQGCRGEVSEGSQHLIGDVLTDWMTEEVDFSSYFPNPPSPLSSTNASLPPSPLHNDIQVPSDLEVMTSLLQEELAQLEDYFLSEPLPEKSPRLGKCDRSPLLMGSQPFSQLPYASYSTPNPPEPNPFLLTLASGELDLLGVCGGPVGRSKIPRHTPYSCGRPSPYVRKRIPDGLRLSEPYDNSSSSKGSNSVNSALSYCCVEEEQLVGKGYCLGSAVELRKCSILAKEEKNCRFDHNAKVTAAAGGFHFGAALDDSLKKEDLLMYSMREVCDGVADNEVLTSIKTGVEVTKATVSWKGQGSENCYVSGTPQSESFPGFVTEPVKAENLQMGQTDMHCNFLQDPGPECLLTARDSLNLESCRMKEDQCAVKYEFDDLPAEGGERKQKKRDQNKTAAHRYRQRKRAELDSLEEQLHCLEGRNRELRDKAESVEREIQYVKDLLIEVYKARSQRLKQDTTG
- the atf5a gene encoding uncharacterized protein atf5a isoform X2; amino-acid sequence: MTEEVDFSSYFPNPPSPLSSTNASLPPSPLHNDIQVPSDLEVMTSLLQEELAQLEDYFLSEPLPEKSPRLGKCDRSPLLMGSQPFSQLPYASYSTPNPPEPNPFLLTLASGELDLLGVCGGPVGRSKIPRHTPYSCGRPSPYVRKRIPDGLRLSEPYDNSSSSKGSNSVNSALSYCCVEEEQLVGKGYCLGSAVELRKCSILAKEEKNCRFDHNAKVTAAAGGFHFGAALDDSLKKEDLLMYSMREVCDGVADNEVLTSIKTGVEVTKATVSWKGQGSENCYVSGTPQSESFPGFVTEPVKAENLQMGQTDMHCNFLQDPGPECLLTARDSLNLESCRMKEDQCAVKYEFDDLPAEGGERKQKKRDQNKTAAHRYRQRKRAELDSLEEQLHCLEGRNRELRDKAESVEREIQYVKDLLIEVYKARSQRLKQDTTG